A stretch of the Nitratireductor thuwali genome encodes the following:
- a CDS encoding transglycosylase domain-containing protein, translating to MDEEHKRHKAKAPRATRLLEIDAWLDSTLYEAGFKASELWENLTIFFRRFRLYGPRRAVAEFFSETLTLLAVGSVVMLALAMPAFHETAGDWRAQDDYAVTFLDRYGNEIGQRGIIQRDSVPVDEMPDHVIKSVLATEDRRFFEHLGIDAIGLLRAVSENVRANNIVQGGSTLTQQLAKNLFLTNERTLERKVKEAFLAIWLEANLTKKEILQFYLDRAYLGGGTFGIAAAADFYFDKQIKDLTVAEAAMIAGLFKAPARYAPHINLPAARARANEVLTNLVQAGFMTEGQVLTARRNPATPVDRGHRDSPDYFLDWAFEEVKRIVPRGATHSLIARTTIDPDLQHAVEESLEFHLRQHGKDYDVEEGAVVVLETNGAVRAIVGGRDYGQSQFNRATRAERQPGSSFKPYVYAAAMEAGFTPSSVISDAPISWGNWTPQNYTRGYAGRVDLTTALAKSYNTVPVRLARDHLGIDRIVELTRDMGVETELNGHKTMVLGTSDMTVMDQATGYSVFANGGYAGMRHGVLQLLTHSGEVIYDFSRDAPPPRRVLSQQAVSSMNSILVQVPEWGTGRRAALPMVRSAGKTGTTQSYRDGWYVGYTGNYTAAVWLGNDDYRPTRRMTGGSLPAMVWQRFMAYAHQNIELKPIPGIENPLPEPDPAAVAAANGGNGEEGSGLRPARAMPPATTDALKEIAERFRRAVPLKPKTPSETLSAL from the coding sequence ATGGACGAAGAGCACAAGCGCCATAAAGCCAAGGCTCCACGGGCCACGAGGCTGCTTGAGATCGATGCATGGCTCGATTCCACGCTCTATGAGGCGGGTTTCAAGGCGTCTGAACTGTGGGAAAACCTCACCATCTTCTTCCGCCGCTTCCGCCTCTACGGTCCGCGCCGCGCCGTGGCGGAGTTCTTCAGCGAGACCTTAACGCTGCTGGCGGTCGGCTCGGTCGTCATGCTGGCGCTGGCGATGCCGGCCTTCCACGAGACCGCCGGAGACTGGCGCGCGCAGGACGATTACGCCGTCACCTTTCTCGATCGTTACGGCAACGAGATCGGCCAGCGCGGCATCATCCAGCGCGATTCCGTGCCCGTCGACGAGATGCCCGATCACGTCATCAAATCGGTGCTAGCCACCGAGGACCGGCGGTTCTTCGAGCATCTCGGCATAGACGCCATCGGCCTTCTGCGCGCGGTGAGCGAGAATGTGCGCGCCAACAACATCGTACAAGGCGGTTCCACCCTCACCCAGCAGCTTGCCAAGAACCTGTTCCTCACCAATGAGCGAACGCTCGAACGCAAGGTCAAGGAAGCCTTCCTGGCGATCTGGCTGGAGGCCAACCTGACCAAGAAGGAGATCCTCCAGTTCTATCTCGACCGCGCCTATCTGGGCGGCGGCACCTTCGGCATCGCGGCGGCGGCGGACTTTTATTTCGACAAGCAGATAAAGGACCTCACGGTCGCCGAGGCGGCGATGATCGCCGGCCTGTTCAAGGCGCCGGCGCGTTATGCGCCCCATATCAACCTGCCCGCCGCCCGCGCCCGCGCCAACGAGGTCCTCACCAATCTCGTCCAGGCGGGATTCATGACCGAGGGCCAGGTGCTGACCGCCCGCCGCAACCCGGCCACGCCGGTCGACCGCGGGCACCGCGATAGCCCCGACTATTTCCTCGACTGGGCATTTGAAGAGGTCAAGCGCATCGTTCCCCGCGGCGCCACCCATTCGCTCATCGCGCGCACGACCATCGACCCCGACTTGCAGCATGCCGTGGAGGAGTCGCTGGAGTTTCATCTGCGCCAGCACGGCAAGGACTACGACGTCGAGGAAGGCGCCGTGGTGGTGCTGGAGACGAACGGCGCCGTCAGGGCCATCGTCGGCGGGCGCGATTACGGCCAGAGCCAGTTCAACCGCGCCACCCGTGCGGAGCGCCAGCCCGGCTCCTCGTTCAAGCCTTATGTCTATGCCGCCGCCATGGAAGCCGGCTTCACGCCCAGCTCCGTCATTTCCGACGCGCCGATCTCCTGGGGCAACTGGACGCCTCAGAACTATACGCGCGGCTATGCCGGCCGCGTCGACCTGACGACCGCGCTGGCAAAGTCGTACAACACCGTGCCCGTGCGCCTTGCCCGCGACCATCTGGGCATCGACCGCATCGTCGAACTCACCCGCGACATGGGCGTGGAGACGGAGCTCAACGGCCACAAGACCATGGTGCTGGGCACATCAGACATGACCGTGATGGACCAGGCCACCGGCTACAGCGTTTTCGCCAATGGCGGCTATGCGGGCATGCGTCACGGCGTCCTGCAATTGCTCACCCATTCGGGCGAGGTGATCTATGATTTTTCCCGCGATGCGCCGCCGCCCCGCCGGGTCCTTTCGCAGCAGGCCGTGTCGTCTATGAACAGCATTCTCGTCCAGGTTCCCGAATGGGGCACGGGCCGCCGCGCGGCCCTTCCCATGGTGCGCTCGGCCGGCAAGACCGGCACCACCCAGTCCTATCGCGACGGCTGGTATGTCGGCTACACCGGCAATTACACGGCCGCCGTTTGGCTGGGCAACGACGATTACCGCCCCACCCGCCGCATGACCGGCGGCTCGCTGCCGGCGATGGTGTGGCAGCGTTTCATGGCCTACGCCCACCAGAACATCGAGCTGAAGCCCATTCCCGGCATCGAAAATCCGTTGCCCGAGCCCGATCCGGCGGCGGTGGCCGCGGCAAATGGCGGCAATGGCGAGGAAGGCAGCGGCCTGCGTCCGGCCCGCGCCATGCCGCCGGCCACGACAGACGCGCTGAAGGAGATCGCCGAGCGGTTCCGGCGCGCGGTTCCGCTCAAGCCGAAAACCCCCTCCGAAAC